One genomic region from Bombyx mori chromosome 6, ASM3026992v2 encodes:
- the LOC101745001 gene encoding nucleoporin NDC1 produces MDVTCDIFSKRLIISVLWNIGLQAVIAVMLVGFIQIDILHPVSWISSSINDVFGWKMSINIVLLGLVSFFQAYIYGCYYVKPLPKYFTRFSMFLSLFCTQNIIFSILYALSGYFTMSLYSSLAKSNFNTLKKICENYDGQCLLEQSLFLQMGGMWMGLYYFLNAHIFSPTTLTFPHIYQDKFQQIKLAIHSILSCGFKNSIIPVVYYCIFYYFWGHKPRNVVSDVYGLYLEDKPLDNILNLFGSGIWIGLWFYTSLFLISVYAMRTVFNIVLTEPMKFPIESSKKLTLHKAIAQKSQFNGYLGTQDLKIMSLTDTVRRKEIFTLSQPGGHPRNWNNLLQECLKIVNDFSKELDSINGDMKPVEIEMLPKRPGSSITPKSTLYTGNLRNMAYSPQLHELKEHNKNKSEDTLLSAIKEEFNILVQRIRQKPGISYLFGELTDTRLKFLLMQAQPVMWTCEGLAFIAAASLKEDKYGVVQTDLPIVISTLINLKQNLDKLTKPGLVPRKHILNDSFALKMKSALLSSVKLSIYKIVITFSKYIHEIPLDPDVQIAIQPFLICKEA; encoded by the coding sequence ATGGATGTAACGtgtgatattttttcaaaaagacTTATTATATCTGTTTTGTGGAATATAGGACTGCAAGCTGTTATTGCTGTTATGTTGGTGGGTTTCATACAAATTGATATTCTTCATCCCGTATCCTGGATATCGTCATCTATAAATGATGTATTTGGCTGGAAAATGAGCATAAATATCGTATTGCTTGGACTCGTGTCTTTTTTTCAGGCTTATATTTACGGCTGCTATTACGTAAAGCCACTACCAAAGTATTTTACCAGGTTCTCTATGTTCCTGAGTTTATTTTGCactcaaaatattatatttagcaTTCTGTACGCCCTGAGTGGCTATTTCACTATGAGTCTCTATTCTTCATTggcaaaaagtaattttaatacattaaagAAAATATGTGAGAATTATGATGGACAATGTCTCTTAGAACAAAGCTTATTCCTACAAATGGGTGGCATGTGGATGGGCTTGTATTATTTTCTTAACGCTCATATATTCAGCCCCACAACCCTGACATTTCCACATATTTATCAAGACAAGTTTCAACAGATTAAATTAGCCATCCACAGTATTTTGTCATGTGGTTTTAAAAACTCTATTATTCCTGTGgtttattattgcattttttattacttttgggGCCATAAACCAAGAAATGTAGTCAGCGATGTTTATGGTTTGTACTTGGAAGATAAACCTCTTGATAATATATTAAACTTGTTTGGATCTGGTATATGGATTGGACTTTGGTTTTACACCAGCTTATTTTTGATATCTGTGTATGCCATGAGAACTGTTTTCAATATAGTATTAACGGAGCCAATGAAGTTTCCAATAGAGTCTAGTAAAAAATTAACTTTGCACAAGGCAATTGCTCAGAAATCACAATTTAATGGGTATTTAGGGACACAAGATCTGAAAATTATGTCTCTGACTGACACTGTGAGAAGGAAAGAGATTTTCACACTATCACAACCAGGAGGACACCCTCGAAATTGGAATAACCTGCTACAAGAATGTTTGAAGATTGTAAATGATTTTAGCAAAGAATTGGATAGCATAAATGGTGATATGAAACCAGTTGAAATAGAAATGTTGCCAAAAAGACCAGGATCAAGCATCACACCAAAGTCTACATTGTATACCGGGAACTTGAGAAATATGGCATATTCTCCACAATTACATGAATTGAAagaacacaataaaaataaaagtgaagaTACTCTCCTCAGTGCTATAAAAGAGGAGTTTAATATTCTAGTACAAAGAATTCGCCAAAAACCAGGCATTAGTTATTTATTTGGGGAGCTGACTGATACAAGATTAAAGTTCTTATTGATGCAAGCACAGCCAGTGATGTGGACTTGTGAGGGACTTGCTTTTATTGCAGCTGCATCACTGAAAGAAGACAAATATGGTGTTGTGCAAACTGATTTGCCAATTGTAATatcaactttaataaatttaaaacaaaacttagataaattaacaaaacctgGTCTTGTCCCAAGGAAACACATCTTGAATGATTCTTTTgctttaaaaatgaaatcagcTTTGTTATCTTCAGTAAAATTAAGCATTTATAAGATAGTGATAACTTTTTCGAAGTATATACATGAAATTCCATTAGATCCTGATGTGCAAATAGCAATACAACCTTTTTTAATATGTAAAGAAGCTTGA